From one Catenuloplanes nepalensis genomic stretch:
- a CDS encoding SseB family protein has translation MEGAGWAGLLTAIHDALFACDRETRFALAGADRRLWLTVRADTVTAEIPAYDPAMLTELGWRAPRVGQGVWSYEAPRTVEHVDWLCRFAVHGASLMITSDPGTLTFSESDPAADPAPAPVLTVVPDPGSSRSRDPEATPAPRSAPALAVVPNPAPEPARALVHPAAALAPEPALAPEPALAIVPEPEPAVTVVPEPGPAAVLAIVPEPEPAVTVVPEPGPAAVLAIVPEWQWESEAEVTAALPVMRTGETVPAPPLTVVPEPDAAPRTPEETLAALRAVLTGAVAERDLTGYVGALRSAAVSMPLLDDPSPETGVRPAVVRGADNAIFLPIFTSPDGLADFAGTGVPFLALSFGDLIDDWPEPDWGMIVDPRTEWTLTLTADTLAELRVTTYPTAAAG, from the coding sequence ATGGAAGGAGCGGGCTGGGCGGGCCTGCTGACCGCGATACACGACGCGCTGTTCGCGTGCGACCGGGAGACCCGGTTCGCGCTGGCCGGCGCGGATCGGCGGCTGTGGCTCACCGTGCGTGCCGACACCGTGACGGCGGAGATCCCCGCGTACGACCCGGCGATGCTGACCGAACTCGGCTGGCGGGCACCCCGGGTCGGGCAGGGCGTGTGGTCCTACGAGGCGCCGCGGACGGTCGAGCACGTCGACTGGCTGTGCCGGTTCGCGGTGCACGGTGCGAGCCTGATGATCACTTCGGACCCGGGCACGCTGACGTTCTCCGAGTCGGACCCCGCGGCCGATCCCGCACCGGCACCGGTGCTGACGGTCGTCCCGGACCCGGGCTCGTCCCGGAGCCGCGACCCGGAAGCCACGCCGGCGCCCCGATCCGCACCGGCGCTCGCGGTCGTTCCGAACCCGGCGCCGGAACCGGCCCGCGCACTCGTCCACCCGGCCGCCGCGCTCGCGCCAGAACCGGCGCTCGCGCCAGAACCGGCGCTCGCGATCGTGCCGGAGCCCGAGCCGGCCGTCACGGTCGTGCCGGAGCCCGGGCCGGCGGCCGTGCTCGCGATCGTGCCGGAGCCCGAGCCGGCCGTCACGGTCGTGCCGGAGCCCGGGCCGGCGGCCGTGCTCGCGATCGTGCCGGAGTGGCAGTGGGAGTCCGAGGCGGAGGTGACGGCCGCGCTGCCGGTGATGCGGACGGGCGAGACCGTACCCGCGCCGCCGTTGACCGTGGTGCCGGAACCGGATGCCGCGCCGCGGACGCCGGAGGAGACGCTGGCCGCGTTGCGCGCGGTGCTGACCGGCGCGGTCGCGGAACGGGACCTGACCGGATACGTCGGCGCGCTGCGCAGCGCGGCCGTCTCCATGCCGCTGCTGGACGACCCGTCGCCGGAGACCGGCGTCCGGCCGGCCGTGGTGCGCGGCGCGGACAACGCGATCTTCCTGCCGATCTTCACGTCGCCGGACGGGCTGGCCGACTTCGCCGGCACCGGCGTGCCGTTCCTCGCGCTCTCCTTCGGCGACCTGATCGACGACTGGCCGGAGCCGGACTGGGGCATGATCGTCGACCCGCGGACCGAGTGGACGCTCACGCTGACCGCGGACACGCTGGCCGAACTGCGCGTAACCACCTACCCCACGGCCGCCGCCGGCTGA
- a CDS encoding HIT domain-containing protein, translating to MSADCLFCKIVAGEIPADVVHETATTLAFRDIDPKAPVHVLVIPRVHHANVAALVAEDPGLAAEVLAAAAAVAEAEGLTGPGYRTLFNTGADAGQTVFHVHAHVLGGRPLGGMA from the coding sequence ATGAGCGCTGACTGTCTCTTCTGCAAGATCGTGGCCGGGGAGATCCCGGCCGACGTGGTCCACGAGACGGCGACCACGCTCGCCTTCCGCGACATCGACCCGAAGGCGCCGGTGCACGTTCTGGTGATCCCGCGGGTGCACCACGCGAACGTGGCCGCGCTGGTCGCCGAGGACCCCGGCCTGGCGGCCGAGGTGCTGGCCGCGGCGGCCGCTGTGGCGGAGGCCGAGGGCCTGACCGGGCCCGGCTACCGAACGCTCTTCAACACCGGGGCGGACGCCGGGCAGACCGTGTTCCACGTCCACGCGCACGTGCTCGGCGGCCGCCCGCTCGGCGGGATGGCGTGA
- a CDS encoding type IV toxin-antitoxin system AbiEi family antitoxin domain-containing protein gives MSDGWTAVLATADEQWGLITKQQAEATGLAWTTLARRARHGSLERVALGVYRVHGGGQADHLDLRAAWLQLAPRIPAWKRTAADGVVSHRSAAALHEIGPLPADTHEFTLPVRRQTRRADVRLHRGNTVDDHMLVRGLPVTRPSRIAADLLADREDPGAVAQLTTDALRRNLDRPGPFASAIAPYAAAHGLRRGDGLGLLRWLLTLSGDPDGEAWFAEATATTARDLSTRSISA, from the coding sequence GTGAGTGATGGATGGACGGCTGTGCTCGCGACCGCTGACGAGCAGTGGGGGCTGATCACCAAGCAGCAGGCCGAAGCGACCGGGCTCGCCTGGACCACGCTCGCCCGGCGAGCCAGGCACGGGTCCCTGGAGCGGGTCGCGCTCGGGGTCTATCGGGTGCACGGCGGCGGGCAGGCCGACCACCTGGATCTACGTGCGGCCTGGCTGCAGCTCGCACCACGAATCCCCGCGTGGAAACGCACGGCGGCCGACGGGGTGGTGTCACACCGATCCGCGGCGGCGCTCCACGAGATCGGCCCTCTACCGGCCGACACACACGAGTTCACGCTTCCCGTCAGGAGGCAGACCCGGCGGGCGGACGTACGGCTCCATCGGGGGAACACGGTGGACGACCACATGCTCGTGCGAGGCCTTCCGGTGACCCGGCCCAGCCGGATCGCGGCAGACCTGCTGGCCGACCGGGAGGACCCCGGGGCGGTCGCCCAACTGACCACCGACGCCCTGCGCCGGAACCTCGACCGCCCCGGTCCGTTCGCCTCCGCGATCGCGCCGTACGCGGCGGCGCACGGCCTACGGCGTGGCGACGGGCTCGGTCTTCTCCGCTGGCTACTGACGCTGTCTGGAGATCCCGACGGTGAGGCCTGGTTCGCCGAGGCGACGGCGACCACCGCCCGAGACCTCTCAACGAGGAGCATCAGCGCATGA
- a CDS encoding GNAT family N-acetyltransferase: MPAVTLRPLAESDLNTVVSWFAEPHVTRWWEASTEPAAVRRRYADRIAGREPTEAFVIEAAGRPVGLIQRYLISDHPDWADALLATGAFSIPAAGIDYLIGDPTATGQGLASAAIRRLALRTLDRDAHLEAVVAAPFTDNIASWRTLERAGFTRTFTGPIAGVDSHLYLLRR; this comes from the coding sequence GTGCCCGCGGTGACGCTGCGCCCACTGGCCGAGAGCGACCTGAACACGGTCGTCTCCTGGTTCGCCGAGCCGCACGTGACCCGCTGGTGGGAGGCCTCCACCGAGCCCGCCGCGGTCCGCCGCCGCTACGCCGACCGCATCGCCGGCCGCGAGCCCACCGAGGCCTTCGTCATCGAGGCCGCGGGCCGCCCCGTCGGCCTCATCCAGCGCTACCTGATCTCCGACCACCCCGACTGGGCCGACGCGCTGCTCGCCACCGGCGCCTTCTCCATCCCCGCCGCCGGCATCGACTACCTGATCGGCGACCCCACCGCCACCGGCCAGGGCCTCGCCTCCGCCGCGATCCGCCGGCTGGCATTGCGCACACTGGACCGCGACGCCCACCTCGAGGCCGTGGTAGCGGCCCCGTTCACCGACAACATCGCCTCCTGGCGCACCCTCGAACGCGCCGGCTTCACCCGCACCTTCACCGGCCCCATCGCCGGCGTCGACTCCCACCTCTACCTGCTGCGCCGCTGA
- a CDS encoding NUDIX domain-containing protein, producing MEPIKHATASVFLFGLIEHEWRIGLIRHPRFSRWMLPGGHVEPHENPAEAALREVHEETGLAATLVLPYAGIVPDYPADVRVPVPLWITEQTVPPESRLPSPHIHVDHLYLALAQAAAPAADPELPFRWYAADDLAALDTFPDTRGGASHLFPLIGALASPLGSGLRSSVTAFCSDDAIKCSSE from the coding sequence GTGGAACCGATCAAACACGCTACCGCGAGCGTCTTCCTGTTCGGCCTGATCGAGCACGAGTGGCGGATCGGCCTGATCCGCCACCCCCGCTTCAGCCGTTGGATGCTGCCCGGCGGCCACGTCGAGCCACACGAGAACCCGGCCGAGGCCGCGCTCCGCGAGGTCCACGAGGAAACCGGCCTGGCTGCGACACTGGTGCTGCCCTACGCCGGCATCGTTCCGGACTATCCGGCGGACGTCCGGGTCCCGGTGCCGCTGTGGATCACCGAGCAGACCGTGCCCCCGGAATCCCGCCTGCCGTCCCCCCACATCCACGTCGACCACCTCTACCTGGCCCTCGCTCAGGCGGCCGCGCCGGCCGCAGACCCAGAACTGCCCTTCCGCTGGTACGCCGCTGACGACCTGGCAGCCCTGGACACGTTCCCCGACACCCGCGGCGGCGCCTCCCACCTGTTCCCCCTGATCGGCGCACTGGCATCACCGCTAGGTAGCGGCTTGAGGTCATCTGTTACTGCTTTTTGTAGCGATGACGCTATAAAATGCAGTAGTGAGTGA
- a CDS encoding DUF3311 domain-containing protein has translation MADDFYGRPPYARPARHVRPDGRTTPAVRDRADASPWHWLLWVPIVVPLLPVLYNDMEPRLLGIPFYYWSQLAFAGLASLVITAVHLATKDR, from the coding sequence ATGGCCGACGACTTCTATGGCCGGCCGCCATATGCACGACCCGCACGACACGTCCGCCCCGATGGCCGCACCACCCCCGCCGTCAGGGACCGCGCGGACGCCAGCCCGTGGCACTGGCTGCTCTGGGTGCCGATCGTCGTCCCGTTGCTGCCGGTGCTCTACAACGACATGGAACCGCGCCTGCTCGGGATCCCGTTCTACTACTGGTCGCAGCTGGCGTTCGCCGGGCTCGCCTCGCTGGTCATCACGGCGGTGCACCTCGCCACGAAGGACCGGTGA
- a CDS encoding DUF1707 SHOCT-like domain-containing protein: MEEHRLRVSDAERAAVVEILGQATSDGRLTLDEYSERAASAYAARTRADLAGLTDDLPAGREVQPLRQRAPAPLHGEIVPAAEKLSAVFGSDVRRGAFALPERMTAAAYFGEVKIELQDAHLTRPYSVIEATAIFGSVTIYVPEGVDVRLTGPAAVFGGKVSKLRGGVPPGSPVLEVRAKVWFGEVSVRPPRSGWLDRLGLT; encoded by the coding sequence GTGGAGGAGCATCGGTTGCGCGTGTCCGACGCGGAGCGTGCGGCAGTGGTCGAGATCCTGGGCCAGGCCACCAGCGACGGCCGCCTGACCCTGGATGAGTATTCGGAGCGGGCCGCCTCCGCCTACGCGGCGAGGACCCGCGCGGATCTGGCCGGGCTCACCGACGACCTGCCCGCCGGTCGGGAGGTCCAACCGCTGCGTCAGCGGGCGCCCGCGCCCCTGCACGGCGAGATCGTCCCGGCCGCGGAGAAGCTGTCGGCGGTCTTCGGCAGCGACGTCCGGCGCGGCGCGTTCGCGCTCCCGGAGCGGATGACGGCCGCCGCGTACTTCGGCGAGGTCAAGATCGAGCTGCAGGACGCGCACCTGACCCGTCCGTACTCGGTGATCGAGGCGACCGCGATCTTCGGCAGCGTGACGATCTACGTGCCGGAGGGCGTCGACGTGCGGCTGACCGGCCCGGCCGCCGTGTTCGGCGGGAAGGTCTCCAAGCTGCGCGGTGGCGTGCCGCCGGGATCGCCGGTGCTGGAGGTGCGCGCCAAGGTCTGGTTCGGCGAGGTGTCCGTCCGCCCGCCGAGGAGCGGCTGGCTGGATCGCCTCGGCCTCACATAA
- the mctP gene encoding monocarboxylate uptake permease MctP, whose product MPSFADNQTQFWIFAFVFGVVTIMGFAAGRWRRPASIHTLEEWGLGGRAFGNWVTFFLLSGDVYTAYTFVAVPTLVYGLGAAGFFPAPFLVIVYPMLFVVLSRFWSVCHVHGFVTPAEFVRARFGSRGLGALVAVLGITATMPYIALQMIGIEAVFTVMGLPGGWPLTAAFVVLALYTFNSGLRAPALISIVKDALVIWTVLAAFIIVSSNAGGWDGVFRVAEARFASTPRTDDGLLLDGHDQLSYVTLALGSAVALFLYPHTLTGVLAARNRGVLRRNLAALPLYTLTLGVLMLLGFAAIFSGIEPVGGDRNTVVPLWFNASFPEWCAGLAFAAIGVGAMVPAAIMSIAAANLFTRNIYREYLRPDASEAEETTVSKIASLTVKFGAVLVILLLNTQFAVDLQLIGGVVIMQTLPAVAIGLYTSWMHRWALVAGIGAGLAAGIAMLYQIPQRGGPDGTTVIREHFGGSAWPLSNLGLDTRSSIYVGIVALGVNLLVTALLTPILRGLDRRGDADRTRPRDYSADEGDPTIRRMSELVDGGTDTEGREHPLLTPRPGRYTPAGMYRPR is encoded by the coding sequence ATGCCGTCCTTCGCCGACAACCAGACCCAATTCTGGATCTTCGCGTTCGTGTTCGGTGTAGTAACGATCATGGGATTCGCGGCGGGGCGGTGGCGCCGGCCCGCGTCCATTCACACGCTGGAGGAATGGGGACTCGGCGGCCGCGCGTTCGGCAACTGGGTCACGTTCTTCCTGTTGAGCGGCGACGTCTACACGGCGTACACGTTCGTCGCCGTACCCACGCTGGTTTATGGTCTCGGCGCCGCCGGCTTCTTCCCGGCACCGTTCCTGGTGATCGTCTATCCGATGCTGTTCGTGGTGCTCAGCCGGTTCTGGTCGGTCTGCCACGTGCACGGCTTCGTCACGCCGGCCGAGTTCGTCCGCGCCCGGTTCGGCTCGCGCGGGCTCGGCGCGCTGGTGGCGGTGCTCGGGATCACGGCCACCATGCCGTACATCGCACTGCAGATGATCGGCATCGAGGCGGTCTTCACCGTGATGGGGCTGCCCGGCGGGTGGCCGCTGACCGCCGCGTTCGTGGTGCTGGCGCTCTACACGTTCAACTCCGGGCTGCGCGCGCCGGCGCTGATCTCCATCGTCAAGGACGCGCTGGTCATCTGGACCGTGCTGGCCGCGTTCATCATCGTCAGCTCGAACGCGGGCGGCTGGGACGGCGTGTTCCGGGTCGCGGAGGCGCGGTTCGCGTCCACGCCGCGCACCGACGACGGACTGCTGTTGGACGGGCACGACCAGCTCAGCTACGTCACGCTGGCGCTCGGCTCCGCGGTGGCGCTGTTCCTGTACCCGCACACGCTCACCGGCGTGCTCGCGGCCCGCAACCGCGGCGTGCTCCGGCGCAACCTGGCCGCGTTGCCGCTCTACACGCTCACGCTCGGTGTGCTGATGCTGCTCGGCTTCGCGGCGATCTTCAGCGGCATCGAGCCGGTCGGCGGTGATCGCAACACCGTGGTCCCGCTGTGGTTCAACGCCTCGTTCCCGGAGTGGTGCGCGGGCCTGGCGTTCGCCGCGATCGGGGTCGGCGCCATGGTGCCGGCCGCGATCATGTCGATCGCCGCGGCGAACCTGTTCACCCGCAACATCTACCGCGAGTACCTGCGGCCGGACGCGTCCGAGGCGGAGGAGACCACGGTCAGCAAGATCGCGTCGCTGACCGTGAAGTTCGGCGCGGTCCTGGTGATCCTGTTGCTCAACACGCAGTTCGCGGTGGATCTTCAGCTGATCGGTGGAGTTGTCATCATGCAGACACTTCCGGCCGTGGCGATCGGTCTCTACACGAGCTGGATGCATCGCTGGGCCCTCGTCGCCGGCATCGGCGCCGGGCTGGCGGCCGGCATCGCGATGCTCTACCAGATCCCACAGCGGGGCGGCCCGGACGGCACCACCGTGATCCGGGAGCACTTCGGCGGATCCGCCTGGCCACTGTCCAACCTGGGCCTGGACACGCGGAGCAGCATCTACGTCGGCATCGTGGCACTCGGCGTGAACCTGCTGGTCACTGCGCTGCTGACGCCGATCCTGCGCGGCCTGGACCGGCGCGGTGACGCCGACCGCACCCGGCCGCGCGACTATTCGGCGGACGAGGGCGACCCGACGATCCGGCGGATGAGCGAACTGGTGGACGGCGGTACGGACACGGAGGGCCGCGAGCATCCACTGCTGACACCGCGGCCCGGCCGGTACACACCGGCGGGCATGTACCGACCGCGATAA
- a CDS encoding serine hydrolase domain-containing protein codes for MTSLLRHVQAAQADGRIPGLQVALHRADRPLWTATAGTSGTDRPLDDDTRFRIGSVTKTLTAVLVLQARDDGLLDLDDPLDRHLDVPAHGELTIRRLLSHTSGLQREPWGDVWDTLVTPETDGLLRELAKAERVLPSGRRFHYSNLGLALLGQAVARLRGGSWAEVLHDRVLRPLRLRATTVDPPEQAAVGYLVDAYSDTARPEPRFDMKAAGPAAQLWSTASDMARWAAFLADPAALDPAGRVLAPATLDEMRWPVTPSDETVWARAFGLGLILFQAGPRIVHVGHDGAMPGFLASVYGRRGGPGTPGAMGVAVLGSSGTADVTNELSHTLLTAAVESDPADIAPWRPGTPVPDAYRSVLGPWFAEGFQHVFSWHGGTLQARFPEAPADRPPAVFAPLPDRPDVLRTVSGREAGELLRLTRDEHGTVVRMHWATYRFTRAQETFDGVS; via the coding sequence GTGACCTCGCTGCTCCGCCACGTGCAGGCGGCGCAGGCCGACGGCCGGATCCCCGGCCTCCAGGTCGCGCTGCACCGCGCCGACCGCCCGCTCTGGACCGCCACGGCCGGCACCTCCGGCACGGACCGCCCGCTGGACGACGACACCCGGTTCCGGATCGGCTCGGTCACCAAGACGCTGACCGCGGTGCTGGTGCTGCAGGCCCGCGACGACGGCCTGCTCGACCTGGACGACCCACTCGACCGGCACCTGGACGTACCCGCACACGGCGAGCTGACCATCCGCCGGCTGCTGTCGCACACGTCCGGCCTGCAGCGCGAGCCGTGGGGCGACGTGTGGGACACGCTGGTCACGCCGGAGACCGACGGGCTGCTGCGGGAGCTGGCCAAGGCCGAGCGGGTGCTGCCGTCCGGCCGCCGCTTCCACTACTCCAACCTGGGCCTGGCGCTGCTCGGCCAGGCCGTGGCCCGGCTGCGCGGTGGGAGCTGGGCGGAGGTGCTGCACGACCGGGTGCTGCGCCCGCTGCGGCTGCGCGCCACCACGGTCGACCCGCCGGAGCAGGCCGCGGTCGGCTACCTGGTCGACGCGTACTCGGACACCGCCCGGCCGGAACCGCGGTTCGACATGAAGGCGGCCGGTCCGGCCGCGCAGCTGTGGAGCACCGCGTCGGACATGGCGCGCTGGGCCGCGTTCCTGGCCGACCCGGCCGCGCTCGACCCGGCCGGCCGGGTGCTGGCACCGGCCACGCTGGACGAGATGCGCTGGCCCGTCACACCGTCCGACGAGACGGTCTGGGCGCGCGCGTTCGGGCTCGGCCTGATCCTCTTCCAGGCCGGTCCGCGGATCGTGCACGTGGGCCACGACGGCGCCATGCCGGGCTTCCTGGCCAGCGTGTACGGCCGGCGCGGCGGCCCGGGCACACCCGGCGCGATGGGCGTGGCGGTGCTCGGCTCGTCCGGGACCGCGGACGTGACCAACGAGCTGTCGCACACGCTGCTGACCGCGGCGGTGGAGTCGGACCCGGCGGACATCGCGCCGTGGCGGCCGGGCACGCCGGTGCCGGACGCGTACCGCTCGGTGCTCGGCCCGTGGTTCGCCGAGGGCTTCCAGCACGTCTTCTCCTGGCACGGCGGCACGCTGCAGGCGCGTTTTCCGGAGGCGCCGGCCGACCGGCCCCCGGCGGTCTTCGCGCCGCTGCCGGACCGGCCGGACGTGCTGCGCACGGTCTCCGGCCGGGAGGCGGGCGAGTTGCTGCGGCTGACCCGCGACGAGCACGGCACGGTGGTGCGCATGCACTGGGCCACCTACCGCTTCACCCGCGCCCAGGAGACCTTCGACGGCGTCTCCTGA
- a CDS encoding nucleotidyl transferase AbiEii/AbiGii toxin family protein: MTSRYKTPDAARRAVTDRLRADAAKGSWPLPDLQRQYAYDQLVERLYRTDGGWVIKGATALLARRVSVRHTIDIDVYLAGAIDDVERRLRDAAVLDIGDWVRFEVGSSTRIRAAGAQASRVRIQSFIGTKLWTAFQVDIVADGIQMSGEPELVPSLTSINTVEQERALWRAYPLVDHVADKVCAIVERHDGRPSTRFKDLIDLVAIADRAVVAAEPQMVALSKEGRRRELHLPAAFDVPDRALWTSGYRAEARRTTGLSALELDHALTAVRPLLDPLLDGTAAGVWHPARHAWLPG, encoded by the coding sequence ATGACGTCTCGGTACAAGACGCCCGACGCCGCCCGCCGAGCGGTCACCGACAGGCTCCGAGCGGACGCCGCCAAGGGCTCCTGGCCCTTACCTGACCTTCAGCGCCAGTACGCCTACGACCAGTTGGTCGAGCGTCTCTACCGGACCGACGGCGGATGGGTGATCAAGGGCGCCACCGCCCTGCTGGCACGCCGGGTGTCGGTGCGCCACACGATCGACATCGACGTGTACCTGGCCGGTGCGATCGATGACGTGGAACGGCGGTTGAGAGACGCTGCGGTACTGGACATCGGCGACTGGGTGCGGTTCGAGGTCGGGTCCTCAACCAGAATTCGCGCCGCCGGTGCGCAAGCGTCCCGAGTCAGGATCCAGTCGTTCATCGGGACGAAGCTGTGGACCGCTTTTCAGGTCGACATCGTTGCCGATGGCATCCAGATGAGCGGCGAACCGGAGCTCGTTCCATCGCTGACCTCTATCAACACCGTCGAACAGGAGAGGGCTCTGTGGCGTGCCTACCCTCTCGTCGACCACGTCGCCGACAAGGTCTGTGCCATCGTCGAACGGCACGACGGACGCCCGTCGACGAGGTTCAAGGACCTGATCGACCTCGTGGCGATCGCCGATCGGGCGGTCGTCGCCGCCGAGCCGCAGATGGTGGCGTTGTCCAAGGAGGGCCGGCGGCGTGAATTACATCTTCCGGCGGCGTTCGACGTTCCTGACCGTGCGCTGTGGACGTCCGGCTATCGGGCGGAGGCCCGCCGGACGACCGGTCTGTCGGCACTTGAGCTCGACCACGCCCTCACTGCGGTCAGGCCCTTGCTCGACCCGCTGCTGGACGGGACGGCCGCGGGCGTTTGGCACCCCGCGCGACACGCCTGGCTGCCTGGGTGA
- a CDS encoding beta-glucosidase family protein: MSDDAKREEAVERALAGLGVEDKVRLLSGQDFWTLPALPEIGLASLVMSDGPVGVRGTGWAPDDPSVALPSPTALAATWDVGLARTAGRMLGQECRRKGVHVLLAPTVNLHRSPLGGRHFECYSEDPFLTGEIGTGYVTGVQDQGVGTTVKHFVGNDSETGRMTVDVRVGERALRELYLAPFARITAAGAWGVMAAYNTVGGLTMTEHGPLQNDVLKREWDWDGVIVSDWTAARSTVPSALGGLDVVMPAFGDPWGPALVEAVRAGEVPERILDDKVRRVLRLATRVGALDGAGDAPRLPPLDGSEIAHEIATRSFVLARNEQNLLPLDAGSLRTVALLGALAEDARVLGGGSAQVFPPHVISPRDGLTAALPGASVVFAGGADPRPHLPALVCDGLTATLRAADFRRLHTTPLPFATVRWMGGLPHGVDPAELSTVEITGRLSPAESGVHQLSIIGFGQCVLRVAGDVLFEGSVFADDADPETVFHEPVERRFPVPLTAGEPVDVSLTLEVRPASAGFVNIGLGYAAPGPSPDELLDRAVAVARDADVAVVVVGTTEEVESEGFDRTTLALPGRQDELVLRVAAANPRTIVVVNSGSPVLMPWAGEVSSILLTWFPGQEAGAALADVLLGRAEPGGRLPTTWPRRDSDALPTTPADGVLSYDEGIYIGYRAWQRGTTAPLFPFGHGLGYTTWSYESLTVEPDPAQAGTAVVRVRNTGSRPGREVVQIYAGAVVGTTVDRPLRWLAGFAPVSAAPGETVEARIPLPERAFQVWDDGWQAVPGTYRIEAARSVEDRPLSTEIRI, encoded by the coding sequence ATGTCGGACGACGCGAAACGGGAGGAAGCCGTCGAACGCGCGCTGGCCGGGCTCGGCGTCGAGGACAAGGTGCGGCTGCTGTCCGGCCAGGACTTCTGGACGCTCCCCGCGCTACCGGAGATCGGCCTCGCGTCGCTGGTCATGTCGGACGGCCCGGTCGGCGTGCGCGGCACCGGCTGGGCACCGGACGACCCGTCGGTCGCGCTGCCCAGCCCGACCGCGCTCGCCGCCACCTGGGACGTCGGGCTGGCCCGCACGGCCGGCCGCATGCTCGGCCAGGAGTGCCGCCGCAAGGGCGTGCACGTGCTGCTGGCGCCGACCGTCAACCTGCACCGGTCCCCGCTCGGCGGGCGGCACTTCGAGTGCTACTCCGAGGACCCGTTCCTGACCGGCGAGATCGGCACCGGGTACGTGACCGGCGTGCAGGACCAGGGCGTCGGCACCACGGTCAAGCACTTCGTCGGCAACGACTCCGAGACCGGCCGGATGACCGTGGACGTCCGGGTCGGCGAGCGCGCGCTGCGGGAGCTCTACCTGGCACCGTTCGCGCGGATCACGGCCGCGGGCGCGTGGGGCGTGATGGCCGCGTACAACACGGTCGGCGGGCTCACCATGACCGAACACGGCCCGCTGCAGAACGACGTGCTCAAGCGCGAGTGGGACTGGGACGGCGTGATCGTCTCCGACTGGACCGCGGCGCGCAGCACCGTGCCGAGCGCGCTCGGCGGCCTCGACGTGGTGATGCCCGCGTTCGGCGACCCGTGGGGCCCCGCGCTGGTCGAGGCCGTGCGCGCGGGCGAGGTGCCGGAGAGGATCCTGGACGACAAGGTACGCCGGGTGCTGCGCCTCGCCACCCGGGTCGGCGCTCTGGACGGTGCAGGGGATGCGCCGCGGCTTCCGCCGCTGGACGGCTCCGAGATCGCGCACGAGATCGCGACCCGGTCGTTCGTGCTGGCCCGCAACGAGCAGAACCTGCTGCCGCTGGACGCCGGGTCGCTCCGGACGGTCGCGCTGCTCGGCGCGCTCGCCGAGGACGCCCGCGTGCTCGGCGGCGGCAGCGCGCAGGTCTTCCCGCCGCACGTGATCTCCCCGCGCGACGGCCTGACCGCGGCGCTGCCCGGCGCGTCGGTCGTCTTCGCGGGCGGCGCGGACCCGCGGCCGCACCTGCCCGCGCTGGTCTGCGACGGCCTGACCGCCACGCTGCGCGCGGCCGACTTCCGCCGGCTGCACACCACGCCGTTGCCGTTCGCCACCGTGCGGTGGATGGGCGGGCTGCCGCACGGCGTGGACCCGGCGGAGCTGTCCACCGTGGAGATCACCGGGCGGCTCAGCCCGGCGGAGTCCGGCGTGCACCAGCTGTCGATCATCGGGTTCGGCCAGTGTGTGCTCCGGGTCGCCGGTGACGTGCTCTTCGAGGGTTCCGTCTTCGCGGACGACGCCGACCCGGAGACGGTCTTCCACGAGCCGGTCGAGCGCCGCTTCCCGGTGCCGCTGACCGCGGGTGAGCCCGTCGACGTCTCGCTCACGCTGGAGGTCCGGCCGGCTTCCGCCGGCTTCGTCAACATCGGCCTGGGGTACGCCGCACCCGGCCCCTCCCCCGACGAACTGCTCGACCGGGCCGTCGCGGTCGCCCGGGACGCGGACGTGGCCGTGGTCGTGGTCGGCACCACCGAGGAGGTCGAGTCGGAGGGCTTCGACCGCACCACGCTGGCGCTTCCCGGCCGCCAGGACGAGCTGGTCCTCCGCGTCGCCGCCGCGAACCCGCGCACGATCGTGGTGGTCAACTCCGGCTCGCCGGTGCTGATGCCCTGGGCCGGCGAGGTGTCGTCGATCCTGCTCACCTGGTTCCCCGGCCAGGAGGCCGGTGCCGCGCTCGCGGACGTGCTGCTCGGACGCGCCGAGCCCGGCGGCCGGCTGCCGACCACCTGGCCCCGCCGTGACTCCGACGCGCTGCCCACGACGCCGGCCGACGGGGTGCTGTCGTACGACGAGGGCATCTACATCGGCTACCGCGCCTGGCAGCGCGGCACGACCGCGCCACTGTTCCCGTTCGGGCACGGCCTGGGCTACACCACCTGGTCGTACGAGTCGCTCACGGTCGAGCCGGACCCGGCCCAGGCCGGCACCGCGGTGGTCCGGGTCCGCAACACCGGCTCCCGCCCGGGCCGGGAGGTGGTCCAGATCTACGCCGGCGCCGTCGTCGGCACCACGGTCGACCGCCCGCTGCGCTGGCTGGCCGGCTTCGCCCCGGTGTCCGCCGCGCCGGGCGAGACCGTGGAGGCCCGCATCCCGCTCCCCGAGCGCGCCTTCCAGGTCTGGGACGACGGCTGGCAGGCGGTCCCCGGCACCTACCGCATCGAGGCCGCAAGATCGGTCGAGGACCGGCCCCTGAGCACGGAGATCCGCATCTGA